The following are encoded together in the Cryptococcus neoformans var. neoformans JEC21 chromosome 9 sequence genome:
- a CDS encoding cell wall chitin catabolism-related protein, putative, producing MPSPTAVAHAKRLSIASNSPKGKMEQFTFTLGKLDAGMAILLGPNAHLLEFPSLLLPTPSPDAPPLGPGSILTITVSRDLAAEYAAQKAFKELQDSILNAFSIPPKVPVVRLRNVTQTNVTVEWDRIDVGSAEFRGLEMHRNGQRWGRVGGEYGGGIQEKTEWKTGGLQSGEEYTFQLVLKTTAGTYPSNIIRVRTHTMDNLTGLLICFGPMHPPQLVDQLRHCLRQIGARESPQVALDTTHFVCTTPMVGSDEHGRGGGVDPEYQEALRMNLPVVGPGWLFAVADQRKLFPISNYILPSLPSNASLDTAPPPPFRRPSPLKRASLPIPSAPQSPIRDDDDAPRSPSPETIARMSMVPASPTLPSHAPGDFSEQRRESLGAGEVPRVKSPRPEAQDAPRSRSPKPEADGKLDRGFKFPLSSPASAASSSSQSSPLSGSQFTSPTAGEAQVPATDPASTLVSTPGDAQATYDYADIPLQTVSPPAEIEEEVKGISTEPIVVEEPRGATEQLPIKTELPVQINGQQEREGGKAQTIDEAVKEFENVVSGGASNLHAESIASPIPIENVETATHPDAEYHAADLPQTEPSKNPEPLEHRAAPSEEALSEESTAKKAEANVLPEVVESVQLIPVEDGTAGKDMDLESRPAEDIVKANSSHSPAKKEEDTPSNIEQPKEAIIAESEPQSDIIPENATPTASTPARSSQSTPVSKSQKKKNKKKKKAQASAAAAAPREESEANGNGEGLEDVDLN from the exons ATGCCCTCCCCCACAGCTGTAGCACATGCAAAAAGGCTCTCCATAGCAAGCAATTCTCCgaagggcaagatggaGCAGT TCACCTTCACTCTGGGCAAGTTGGATGCTGGCATG gccattcttcttggacCAAACGCTCACCTGCTGGAGTTCCCGTCACTCCTCTTACCCACCCCATCACCTGACGCACCCCCTCTAGGTCCTGGATCTATTCTCACCATCACAGTCTCTCGTGATCTCGCTGCTGAATATGCCGCTCAGAAAGCATTTAAAGAATTACAGGATTCAATTTTGAATGCTTTCAGCATCCCTCCGAAGGTTCCCGTTGTGAGGCTTCGAAATGTTACGCAGACAAATGTCACTGTTGAATGGGATAGGATAGATGTCGGTAGCGCGGAGTTCAGAGGCTTGGAAATGCATCGGAACGGGCAGCGTTGGGGAAGGGTAGGAGGAGAGTATGGTGGAGGAATACAGGAAAAGACCGAGTGGAAGACTGGCGGTCTTCAAAGTGGTGAAGAGTACACTTTCCAACTTGTCTT GAAAACTACAGCTGGCACATATCCCTCAAACATAATTCGTGTTAGGACACATACCATGGA CAATCTCACTGGTCTTTTGATATGTTTTGGCCCTATGCACCCACCACAACTCGTGGACCAGCTTCGTCACTGCCTGCGGCAGATTGGAGCTCGCGAATCTCCTCAAGTTGCGCTTGATACCACACACTTTGTTTGCACCACCCCAATGGTTGGCAGTGACGAGCATGGTCGAGGGGGCGGAGTGGACCCCGAATACCAAGAAGcgttgaggatgaattTACCCGTTGTTGGGCCAGGATGGTTGTTCGCTGTCGCCGATCAACGCAA ACTGTTCCCTATTTCCAACTacattcttccatctctacCATCCAACGCTTCACTTGACACCgctccaccaccccctTTCCGACGGCCCTCCCCACTCAAGCGTGCCTCGCTTCCAATTCCCTCCGCCCCCCAATCACCCATCagggatgatgacgacgccCCAAGATCGCCTAGCCCAGAAACTATTGCTAGAATGAGCATGGTTCCGGCTTCACCCACATTGCCCAGCCATGCTCCAGGTGACTTTAGTgagcaaagaagagaaagttTGGGAGCTGGTGAGGTCCCCCGAGTGAAAAGCCCCAGACCAGAAGCCCAGGATGCCCCTAGGTCTAGGAGTCCTAAGCCAGAGGCCGATGGAAAACTCGATAG AGGCTTCAAGTTCCCGCTTTCCAGCCCTGCTTCTGCCgcctcctcatcctcccaaTCATCCCCCCTTTCTGGGAGTCAGTTTACCTCTCCCACCGCTGGAGAAGCGCAAGTGCCCGCGACGGACCCCGCGTCAACGCTTGTGTCGACCCCCGGAGACGCTCAAGCCACATATGATTATGCAGACATCCCTTTGCAAACAGTCTCCCCTCCTGCcgaaattgaagaagaagtgaaggGAATCAGCACGGAGCCTATAGTCGTGGAAGAACCTCGCGGCGCGACGGAACAACTTCCGATTAAGACTGAGTTGCCTGTCCAAATCAATGGACAgcaggaaagggaaggagggaaggcaCAGACTATCGATGAGGCAGTGAAGGAGTTTGAAAACGTTGTCTCTGGGGGCGCGAGCAATCTCCACGCAGAGTCAATTGCGTCGCCTATTCCCATTGAGAATGTGGAGACGGCCACTCACCCTGATGCCGAATACCATGCAGCCGACCTTCCACAGACTGAACCATCAAAGAATCCTGAGCCTCTTGAGCATCGTGCAGCTCCCTCAGAAGAAGCGCTTTCCGAAGAATCAACCGCAAAAAAGGCGGAAGCAAATGTACTTCCAGAGGTCGTTGAGAGTGTGCAACTAATTCCGGTTGAGGATGGAACAGCTGGGAAGGACATGGACTTAGAATCGAGACCCGCAGAGGACATTGTGAAAGCAAACAGCTCCCACTCACccgccaagaaggaggaagatacACCTTCAAATATTGAACAACCCAAAGAAGCTATAATTGCGGAGTCAGAGCCTCAATCTGATATTATTCCCGAGAATGCGACACCAACAGCGTCAACTCCGGCAAGAAGCAGCCAAAGCACTCCCGTCTCAAAGTcacagaagaaaaagaacaagaagaagaagaaggcgcaGGCatcagctgctgctgcggcTCCCCGAGAGGAGTCTGAAGCGAACGGTAATGGAGAGGGATTGGAGGATGTAGACCTGAATTAA
- a CDS encoding expressed protein: MSANEQIRQNEQAINSYAAKAGAGRQSDSTVDSGVNEQVTAQFPGSTVQVGGTKRGENPPIPDEEGGGINPGTGHQTKAQDFEGPGGPEEKQARTAYQRPGDQNVPNFLEQGQ, encoded by the exons ATGTCCGCCAACGAACAAATTAGACAGAACGAGCAGGCTATCAACTCTTACGCTGCTAAGGCTGGTGCTGGCAGACAGAGTGACTCAA CTGTCGACTCGGGTGTTAACGAACAGGTCACTGCCCAATTCCCTGGCTCTACCGTCCAAGTAGGCGGTACCAAGCGAGGAGAGAACCCCCCAATTCccgatgaagaaggaggtggtATTAACCCCGGAACTGGGCA TCAAACAAAGGCGCAGGATTTCGAAGGCCCTGGAGGACCCGAGGAAAAGCAAGCCCGAACAGCGTACCAAAGGCCTGGTGACCAGAATGTCCCCAACTTTTTGGAGCAGGGACAGTAG